The Chitinophaga sp. H8 region ATAGCGCCACCATTGACGATCACACCGGAAGAGATACGCACTGCATGCCGTACCATCTGTGAAGCACTTGATAATGTATCATAAGCATATTGTGAAGGATATTGTCTGAAAAGAGAAACGCCGTACAGTTTTTCTTTTCAGGCATTACAGCAGCTGATCAGAATTGCAGCCTGAAGCTGCCGAATACCCCAAATCTTCGCTTGTAAGAGTCATTAGGGATGGTCCCTGGTGCTACCCGCCAAACAAAGTCTACCCGTAAAAACCGGAAGATGTTTTCTATTCCCGTACCCACTTCGAGGTAAGGGCTGCCATGCAGTGTACGGAAAGGATAGCCGGCTACAAAGTTTAATTGTTTGTTTTCTTCAGATAAGGCACCGATGATTCCTTTGGCTGTCCAGAATTGCCGCAGCTTCAGTTTTTTAATGAGTGGGATATATCCAAAAATACCATTGCCTATGGTATGCTCTATATTAAATCCTGCGTATTGATCACTGATAAACTCGAAACGGTTCATCATGTTAAAGGCATATTTGTTGTAGTAGTAAATCTCATTACCTGGGTGTACTTCCAGCATGGTGTAGGGTAAAGTGCCGAAGATCTTTCCGGCAAATAGATTATAATATAAAGTACCAAACGGGGGGAGCTTGACGTAGTCTGAAATGCTCATGACCATTTTCTGATACCGGTTGCCACTATTCATGACACCAGGTATACCAAAAGCATATCTTAGTTCAGTAATAGGATACTTACTTCCCAGACTTACCCGGTAATAATTTCCTTCGAGGAATTTTTCCTGGAATGCATAACGGATTTTTAGTTCCATTTCTGTGTTTACCATAGGATCATTTCCTGCTGCTGTTTTGGGAAAATGCAGATTGGTAGGAAGCGGTTCAAATGGGTGGAAGTTTTTATGAGCGAGGGATAGTTGGTAAGAAAAGCCACTGTAGTATTCTTTAAAAAACTCTATCCGCTTTTCTTCTACCATCAGGAATTTTTGTGGTATGCCAGATTTGCGGATCGCGAGTGTGAAAATGTTGTCAGATCCCACTTCATCATAATATTTGGTACCATTATCCAGGTCTTTCGTATAGGCACCATAGAGGTAGGTACGCGGGTGTCTTTTCAACAACCACAACGCTGATATCTTTCCTTTGTATACATGATCATCAAAGCCATAGGCCAGGTATCCGTAGAGGTATATGTTTTTATTAAACTGTGGCGTAGTACCCAGATCCATGCGGAGGCGAAATCCTTCCAGTTTGTTTTTACTAAAGAGATAATAGTATGGTCCGAGTTCGATAGGGCCAAGCGGCTTGTACCCGGTAGCCAGGAACCGGATTGTATTGGAGTATCTTTGAAAGAGTGGCATTTTCTGCAAGGAGTCTACCATTTGATAGATACCTACTTCATTTTTGCTTAAACTGTCGTGCCGGTTCTTAGCCCAGAAAGTATCCTGTTTATTGGCTGCATTTTCCAGTACGGTTACATTTTGCTGAAAGTTCTTATTAGTGAAGATATTGGTAGCCGCTGTATCGTTGGTAACAATGCTTTCATAAGTAGTGGTTTTCCGGCCAATGAACTCAATGGTTTTGCCGGGCCTGGGCGCTGGTGCCCAGAAGTCGGCAATGAATTTATCTTTTGCCAGGAACCAGGAGCTGTCGGCCAGTTGTTTAAACTCCTGTACCAGGCTTATTTTTCTGATGAAATTTATATTGGCATCATTAGGTACGGACAAGGTAGTTTTTTGTATGGCATAGGTGGAATCCTGCACCCAGAGGTCGCCAATAAAAGTATTCTCTCCTTTACGTTTAGGAGCAAAGTTTAGTTTAATAAACCGTTGGCCGCTTACATACTGGGTATCTGCGATTTTGTAATCATAATAGAATGCACCATTGTTGTTAACAGGACTTACAAACTGCTTGTCAAACACTGGCATGAAATTATCATACACATTGAGGTTCTGATACATGCCACCAAGAAACTTAACCACACTTTGGTTGTCGATTCCTGAAGTACGGCTGGCTTTGATCACTTCCTTTACTTTTTTAGGACTTCGCTGGTAATAATAATCAGAGAGTGATTCTGTCAAGAATACCGGCAGGAAAGGTTTGGTTTCTGAGGTACTGTCTACATTATCAAAGATAAAGGCAAAGGGTTTGGTAAAGCGGTTTTTACTGATCTTATCCTTGTTGAGGTTCTTCACATCCAGTTCCAGTTTATTGTAGACCTCGTATTTGTAATTATCCAGTTTGTTGTAATTATTAAATGGTTTTTGCCGGATAATTTGTTTGAGGAGGATGAGTGCAAAGTTTACATTGGCTTTGATCTCATAGGTCTTTAAAGAAACATCAGACCGGGTCATTTCAAAATCAATGATTTGTTCGGGAGTGTTTTTATTTACGGGTAATACCAGTGAGTTATAGCCCATTACTCTTGCCTGGAGAGAATCAGCAGAGATACTGCTTAACTCAAATGTATATTTGCCTGCTTCATTACTGACAATGCCTGTATTGGTGCCAACAAACCGGATAGTAGCAAAGGGGATGACCTCCTGGGAATGCGCATCTCTTACCACACCACTCACCTTGAATTGCTGGGCATGCAGATTTGAGCAACATAGGGTTATGCAAAAAAATAAGGCCAATATCCTTTTCCAGTCAATCATAACTAGGAACAATATTATATCTTTTGACGAACAAGAAGCAATGATACCCCCACTTATAGTCAAAAATATATTTTGCTGTTTTAGATATTATTGTAACTTTGAATTACAAAGTGCTTTTTATATGAATGAGCAGCAACATCTGGAAACATTAAGTGATATAAGGCGGATGATGGAACGGAGCAGCCGTTTTATCTCCCTTAGTGGGCTCAGTGGTATAAGTGCCGGTATTACTGCGCTGGCCGGAGGATATATAGCCTATACCTGGCTTACAGCTTATTATACGAGATGGGAAGCTACCGGTGCCTTTAACCTGGCTGATTTTAAATTACTTAAAATAAAGTTGGTCATATTAGCCGGAGTAGTATTAGGAGTGGCTTTATGTGTAGGAACATTTTTTACCTGGCGGAGAGCGAGGCGGAATCAGTTACCTATCTGGGATGCTACTTCCAGAAAAGTGCTGATTAATGTAGCGATTCCGCTGGCGGCTGGTGGCGCTTTTATAGGCGGCTTGTTATATAACCACCTGGAGGGTATGGTAGCACCTACCTGCCTTGTTTTTTACGGGCTTGCCCTGGTAAATGCCAGTAAGTATACTTTATCAGATATACGTTATTTGGGGATCACCGAAATCATATTGGGTGTTATTAATCTTTTCTTTTTGAGAAGAGGGCTTTATTTTTGGCTGCTGGGCTTTGGTGTATTGCACATTATTTATGGCGCTTTGATGTGGTGGAAATATGAGCGGCAGCCCGCAGCGCACGATGCACGCCCAACTGCCAGCTAGTTTTTTGTATGTTGGGAAACAGGCAGATAGCAGTGAGTGTGTCTGCACTTGGTTTAAGAAAATTGTGATTTGATGAACCCAATAGGTAACTTAAATAAAATATTTGACAGCCGCATAAGACTGGGGGTGATGAGCATTTTAATGGTCAACGATGAAGTGAACTTCAATGATCTGAAGCAGATGCTGGAGGTTACCGATGGCAATCTGGCCTCCCATCTGAATACATTGGAGGAAAATGGTTATCTGAAAGTATATAAGGGGTTTATCGGGCGTAAAACCAACACGACCTATGCCATTACACCAGCAGGAGAAAAGGCATTCAAAGGTCATCTGGCAGCGCTGGAGAGCATGATCAAGTTTACCAAGTAATTTTTTTTGTCTTTATACTTTGAAACACAAAGTGCTTTTAAATACATTACCATGGAAATACCAGAAATTAAAGAAACCAAAGGCTTTCTCAGAAGATATGCCTATGCTGTAAAAGCCATTGTTATTGGCATACTTGTTTTAATGTTATTAATACCCACCGCGTTAATCCTGGGCATTATTTCAGAGCGGAAAGCTTTGCAGGATGAGGCTACTACGGAGGTAAGTGCTAAATGGGCCAACGCACAACGGGTAGCTGGTCCGGTGCTGGTAGTACCTTATATTAAGGTTCCGGAGAATACAGCGGTAGTAAAGGGACAGGAAGAAATAGCGTACGCTTATTTTTTACCTGATAAGCTGGTTATTAACGGGGAGCTGTTACCTGAAATCAGGAAAAGAGGTATTTATGAAGTGGCGGTGTATAATTCCCAGTTGAAATTGAATGGTACCTTTTCGCCTTTGGATGCCAGTAAACTGAGTGTACCATTGAACATGCTACAGTTCAATAAAGCTTTTTTAGCGGTTGGGCTGAGTGATATGCGTGGTATTGGAAATGAAGCGCAGGTAATGTGGAATGGAAAACCTTTTGTCTTTAATCCGGGAGCGGTTGCCAATGGGTTATTTACAACGGGGCTTCAGGCCGGTATACCAGTAGTTACTACTACGGATCAACCTGGTTCAGCGGGCAAGCAGGATGCCGGCCTGACCGGTAAGCTGGCTGAAGGGTATGAGTTTGAAATAACCCTTATGCTGAAGGGGTCTGAACAAATCTTCTTCACTCCTGTTGGCAAAACCACGCAGGTAAACCTTCAGTCGAACTGGTCTAATCCAAGTTTTGCAGGCGCTTTCCTGCCTGACAAGCGGGAGATCACAGCAAAGGGTTTTACGGCCTCCTGGCAGGTGCTGGACCTGAACCGAACTTTCCCGCAGCGCTGGGTAAGCGGGGATCCTTATGACATCAGCACTGCTGATTTTGGGGTAAAACTTTTTATGCCGGTAGATGGTTATCTGAAATCCACCCGTGCGGTAAAATATGCGATCCTCATTATAGGACTTACTTTCCTGGTGTTTTATTTTATTGAATTGTTACAGCACCGGGCTGTGCATCCATTACAATATATACTGATCGGCATAGCCTTATGCATATTCTACACCTTGCTCATCGCCCTGGCAGAGCAGCTGACTTTTAACCTGGCATATCTGGTAGCTACTGTACTCACCCTGGGCCTGATCACCATGTATACTGCCAGTGTATTTAAAAGTTATCGTATGGGAATAGGTATTGGGAGTGTACTACTCTTGCTGTACAGTTTTATTTATGTGATCATTCAGTCAGAAGATCAGGCATTATTAATGGGAAGCCTTGGCTTATTTATTATTCTGGCTATTGTGATGTATTTCAGCCGTAAAATCCGCTGGGATGCTTTAGGGGAGGAAGCCGCATAAGATTGGCCGGATTTTGGCTTAAATTGAACAAGATAAGCCGTTATAGCATAAAGATGGAAAAATATATAATATGTCTGGGGTAAACCGCTCTTATTTTAGTAAACGGGTGCAAAGTTTTGGGTATGCTTTCAGTGGTATAGGTGCCTTCCTGAAAAGTGAACCACATGCACGGATACATGCCTTGGCCACGATACTGGTAATAGTTGCCGGCATATATTGCCATCTACCCGTTTTGCAGTGGATATTACTAACGATTGTAACAGGCCTGGTATGGATAACAGAAATGCTGAATACGGTTGTTGAGAAAGTAATGGATCATGTGGCTCCGGAATACCATGAACGGGTAAAATGGATTAAAGACGTGGCTGCCGGCGCGGTGCTGGTAGCCGCGCTGGTAGCGCTTATCACCGGAGGGCTTGTATTTGTGCCTTATTTCTTATAGTATGAAAATTATTGAATGAATATGAATTTGAATTTAAACAGGACCGCTGCGATAGTAAATGGCTGGATAGCCCGCAACAGGTTGCAATATACTTTGTGGGCCTCTACTTTATTCAGTCTTACTTTGTTATGCTGCCGCATTTTGCATACGGGCAAAATGCAATACATCTCAATGGTCTGGAATTTGTTCCTGGCATTTATTCCTTACGCTATTACCCGGTATATGCTTAGCTGGAATTACCAGTTTAAAGCCACCTGGATATGGACGGTTTCTTTTTTGGTATGGCTGGCATTTTTACCCAATGCTCCTTATATCCTCACAGACCTGTTCCATTTGCCTAAAGGAGGCGCCCCTATGTGGTATGATTTATTTCTGCTGCTTTCATTTGCCTGGAACGGTTTGCTGATGGGATATCTCTCTATTTGTGAAATGGAAAGCATGTGGCGTACAAGATATCCCAAATGGTCTGCTGCCCTGTTTGTTTTTCCGGTAATGTTTTTATGTGGTATGGGCGTGTATATAGGCCGTTTTATGCGATGGAACAGTTGGGATATTGTAACTAATCCGTTTGCATTGTTGACGGAAGTTGGAGATATTTTACTTCATCCGTGGGAGTTCCGTGCAGCGTGGGCATTTACGATTTGTATGGGTGTTTTTCTGAGCCTTGTTTATCCATTGATAAAAAAAATCCCGGGTCGTGTATGACCCGGGATTTTTTTATTATTAGTTGAGAGATTAGAAGTCTACTCCCAGTCCGAAGTACCAGATAGGGCTGCCTCGGAAGAAAGCTACAGCCGGCCAGCCGGCATCTACCCTGAGGAAATACCCTGCAATAGTAGTACGGGCGCCGAATCCATATCCTCCCACAAATGGTCCCAGGAAACCTTGTTTGATCTTGGTAGTTACCCCTGAGGATGGATCTGTATAAATAGCATAATTCGCATCTTTAAAGCTTAGTTTCTGGTTCCAGGCAGTACCTATATCAATAAAGGTAGTTGTCTGGAAATTACGGAGGAATGCTGAGTTAATAGGCTTGTCGATAAAGGTGGCAAATACCGGTAAACGTAATTCTGTATTCAGTAACATCACGTTGTTTCCGTTCTTGATATTTTGTTTGTAGCCACGCATGTTTACCGCCAGTGTCTGGAACGCATAATTTTCGTTTGTGTTCACAGGTGTCTGGTGTATTTTAGGATTGAGCCAGTTATCAGTACCACCCAGGTAATAGATCAGCTTACGGGAGCCCCAGGAGAGGTCGGCAGAGAACCGGGTAGCCCAGATGAAGTTCCGGTATATTTTAACATAATGCCGGGCATCAATCCCCATATTATACATAAACCGTCCTTTAGGTGGCGGATTGTTAGGATTGTTGAATACATCTCCATAGTTACCGGATATTTGTCCGTTCAGGTCGCCATATATTTTGAATCTTGTACCGTTCCAGATATTGATGGCCGGGTTGATGGTATTGTCATGTACGTATTCCAATCTTAACAGTGCCCAGTTTTCTTTCAGATCAGGTACCCGTTTAAAAGGATCTATTGCCAGGAATACCATTCTGTCTGTCCGGATACCGGTTTGGATACGGATACTTCTAACCTGATCAAAAGGATAGCGGATATCCAGTTGGTACAGATTGGTTTTTTGTTTAACAGGAATTTCCACGCCTTCTCCTACAAAAGCGGCCCGGTCTACCTTACGGTAATAAGTCAGTTTATAATCGAACCGTTTTTTCAGATAGGCAAATGAGAAGAAGTATTCCGATCCGTCCAGGGAAGAAGGAACGCGGAAGCCGCCGCTGAATTTATAATCTTCAAACAGGTCGCTGATGCCTATACGCACCAATCCATTTACGGGATCGGTAAGCCGGATAGGTCCACCCGGAGGGCCGGTATATGGCATGTATCTGTTAATCAGTACTGAGTTGTCAATTTGTGCGATCAGATAATCTGAAGAGAATTTCAGTTTATACGGCAACAGTTTAGACCTTTTAAGAATAGGTTCCGGCTCAGGCTGATCAAAAGATGACACATTGGATTTTGCAGTAGTATCTGCCGGCTCATTGCCAAACTCGCTCTGGAAGAAATCCGGATGTTTGACAGCAGTGTCTTTGGCACCACTGTTATAAGTTGGTAATCCTAGCCGCAGGCTGTCTTCATGCATTTGCCGTGCGCGGAAGCTGGTAGGGCGTGCATTTACATTCCGTTTACGTAAGGCAACGGTATCTATTTTCAGTTTATACAGCCGTTTATAATCGTTCATGGCGATTACCTCTGACACTTCTCCCTGGTCACCGGCAGCCCTTGATTCCTGAATGCCATACTGATAGTTAGTGATCGGAAATACATAGGTAGAGTCATTGGTAATACTTACCGCCTGTACGGAATCAGGCGCAGTAGTACCATAATCAGCCAGGGCAGAATCCAGCTCCAGCGGAGTTGGGTTGTGCAGGATTTCAGAACCGACAAAGAACAGGGAATCTATTCCCGCCCTTTCTGTTTTAAAGAAGCCGGCATATCTGTTACGGATTCCATTTTCATCAGATACGAATGTGAAATGGGTGGTATTGTATTGCACTGGTAATCGCGCATTACCGGTTTTCATGTTAGTTAGCTGGGTGATCTGTTTTTCAGAGCTCTTGTTCCAGTTATCTATCATGAAGATATTGTAATGACCATTAGGCAGTACGGTATCCCCGCTTTTGGCTTGAGGGGATGGCCGGTTGGATGCGTATATAATCCCACTTTTGCCTGGGAATGCTGCAAAAGAAGGTTCCAGATTATCATAGGAGTCGTTGGTAATCTGTTCTACCTTGTAATTGCTGATGCTATATGTAAATATGTTGGTGTGTCCATTCTTGATTGCAGATAAGAGCAGGGTATTATCGAATTCGAAGAAGTACTTCATATCCACTACCCTGTCGAACTGTTTGAGGTCTTGTTTAATTGTTATTTTAGTAATGAGGTCGTAGATCAGGAGTTTGGTTTTCCCTTCATGTTCATAGATCACTGCCAGGCGGTTTCCTTTTTGGTTCCATGCCAGTAAGGGATAGTTGGGATCCAGCTGGTTGGCCAGTTGGCGTACCCCGCTCTTCAGAATAACGTGTGTGTTGTATCCATACTGAATTTGCACACGGTATACCCCTTTCTTGAATTCTACCACTGCGTAGGAGTTATTTTTAGGATTAGCCTGGAAGCGGTAGAAGTCGGATTTATTGGTTTCCTTGGCAGTGATGGTACGGCCTTTGGTTACCTGTCGGCGGCGGCGGTTATCCTGCTGATACCTGCGCATGGTATACAGCATAAAGTCTTTGGTAGCATTTTTAGGGTTTTGATTCAGCACCTGTTCAAAGCCTTTCTTCAGCCCGCGGTTAATGCGTGAAATGTACATGAGGTAAGGCACTGCATCTTTACCGTATTTAGATTCCACATAATACCAGAATGCGTGTCCTGCCAGCAGTGGGTGGTCATAAGCCAGTTGGTTAAAATTGCTGTATTTACCGGAAAGGATGATCGCTTTCATCGCCTCATCATTCTTGGCATTCCAGTTTTCTGCTGCGTAGGCAATAAATCCGTCCGTGAACCATTTCGGAAAGTCTATTAATACAGCATTACCGGCAAATTCGCCAATATCTTCCCCAAATAATAAGGTTTCGAGCATTAGTCTGGCAATCCCTTGTCTGATCTGACGGTGGAGATTTTCATGGTCACCATCAAAGTATACAATCAGTTTATTACCTACCAGTTTGGTTACTCCCCCGGTATTCTGCCAGTCTACCCCGATGCCTATATTAGACTGTTTCATTTCACCGTAGCTGTTATAGACCACAATATTGGTGCGCTGCCGGAAAGAAGTTTCCATAAACTGTTCCAGCTGGGGGAGTTCTTTTTCTGCCACCTGGGCCACATACTTCCCTAATTCCAGCCCGTTTTGGCTGAAATAGGTATTGAAATGCTTGCTTTGGTAGAACCTCCACTTGAAATTCTTATGCTGTACACGATTTTGTCCGAACTCCACGGTATTCGTCTGGGCCTGCGATACAATCGTTCCAAGTAATAGGGTACAGGTGAATAATAACCTGGTAGTAAATCGGTTCATACAGAAAGTATTGATAATATTGTGTTCTGATTTAAAATTAGACAAAAATCGGGTAAGAATGATTGAAATCCAACAATTCACCTTTAATCCATTCCAGGAAAACACTTATCTTCTTATTAACGGAAAAAGGGAGTGTATAATTATAGACCCTGGCTGTTATTTTGAAGAAGAGCGAAAGGAATTGCTCCTGTATATCGAAAAGGAGGGGTTAAAGGTTACAAGACTGCTGAATACGCACTGCCACCTGGACCACATTTTCGGGAATAAGCTGGTAGCTGTTACTTATGGAGTGGGGCTGGAAATTCATCGGGCGGATGAAATAGTACTGGTACGTTCCCCTGAAGTAGGAGCTATGTATAATGTACGCTTTGAGCCGTCCCCTATGCCTTCGGCCTATCTGGAGGAGGGGGATAAGATCTCCTTTGGCGGGGTGGAGCTGGAAGTGATTTTTACACCAGGGCATTCGCCGGGAAGTGTATCTTTTTATTGCGCCGCGGAAAAGTTCCTGATTGGCGGAGATGTGTTGTTTTATCAGAGTATTGGCCGTACGGACCTTCCGGGAGGTAACCATGCCACCCTGCTGGCCAGCATCCGGGAAAAGCTGTTTGTGCTGCCGGATGATACAAAGGTATTGCCAGGGCATGGACCAGCTACTACCATCGGCTTTGAAAAACGGCACAACCCTTTTCTGAATGAAGTATAGGTAAAGAAAGGCTGGTATGTTGCTGCCTGACCCAGGAGGCGTGGTTACAGCAACAGCCCAAAGGCTGATAGTAAAGTACCCCCGAAGGCATCTGGAGCATACCGGGAAGTAAATAAGTACCGAGGCATGCTAAATATAATGGCAGATACTACTCTGCTACTGTATTTAGCATGCCTCGTTCATTCCTTACAGTTTGGCAACGAACCTGCCGATTACGGGAAGTTTGGCAAACTCCCGCTTCTCCATTTTGATAATAAACCAGGCATACAGCCCATATAACGTAGTGGCTACCAGCAGGGAAAGCGGCTTTACTGCATAGATATCCTCCGGCGACAGCCAGGTTTTATTAAGCCAGGCATACACGTAGTAGATGATTACGGCCAGTAGCGTATAGGTAATAAGTTTAGGCAGATGGTAGGGAATGGGATAATGCTTTTGCCCCCATACATAACAAATTACCATCTGTATGAAGTAACATACCATGGTGGCCAGAGCAGCACCAAAATATCCCATTACGGGGATCCACCAGTAGTTAAGTGCAAACGCCAGTATGGCAGTAATAATGGTGATTACTGCTCCTGTTTTGGTCCGATCTGTCAATTTAAACCAGATGGTAAGATTATAGTATACC contains the following coding sequences:
- a CDS encoding DUF1361 domain-containing protein; this translates as MNLNLNRTAAIVNGWIARNRLQYTLWASTLFSLTLLCCRILHTGKMQYISMVWNLFLAFIPYAITRYMLSWNYQFKATWIWTVSFLVWLAFLPNAPYILTDLFHLPKGGAPMWYDLFLLLSFAWNGLLMGYLSICEMESMWRTRYPKWSAALFVFPVMFLCGMGVYIGRFMRWNSWDIVTNPFALLTEVGDILLHPWEFRAAWAFTICMGVFLSLVYPLIKKIPGRV
- a CDS encoding DUF5686 family protein, yielding MIDWKRILALFFCITLCCSNLHAQQFKVSGVVRDAHSQEVIPFATIRFVGTNTGIVSNEAGKYTFELSSISADSLQARVMGYNSLVLPVNKNTPEQIIDFEMTRSDVSLKTYEIKANVNFALILLKQIIRQKPFNNYNKLDNYKYEVYNKLELDVKNLNKDKISKNRFTKPFAFIFDNVDSTSETKPFLPVFLTESLSDYYYQRSPKKVKEVIKASRTSGIDNQSVVKFLGGMYQNLNVYDNFMPVFDKQFVSPVNNNGAFYYDYKIADTQYVSGQRFIKLNFAPKRKGENTFIGDLWVQDSTYAIQKTTLSVPNDANINFIRKISLVQEFKQLADSSWFLAKDKFIADFWAPAPRPGKTIEFIGRKTTTYESIVTNDTAATNIFTNKNFQQNVTVLENAANKQDTFWAKNRHDSLSKNEVGIYQMVDSLQKMPLFQRYSNTIRFLATGYKPLGPIELGPYYYLFSKNKLEGFRLRMDLGTTPQFNKNIYLYGYLAYGFDDHVYKGKISALWLLKRHPRTYLYGAYTKDLDNGTKYYDEVGSDNIFTLAIRKSGIPQKFLMVEEKRIEFFKEYYSGFSYQLSLAHKNFHPFEPLPTNLHFPKTAAGNDPMVNTEMELKIRYAFQEKFLEGNYYRVSLGSKYPITELRYAFGIPGVMNSGNRYQKMVMSISDYVKLPPFGTLYYNLFAGKIFGTLPYTMLEVHPGNEIYYYNKYAFNMMNRFEFISDQYAGFNIEHTIGNGIFGYIPLIKKLKLRQFWTAKGIIGALSEENKQLNFVAGYPFRTLHGSPYLEVGTGIENIFRFLRVDFVWRVAPGTIPNDSYKRRFGVFGSFRLQF
- a CDS encoding MBL fold metallo-hydrolase, coding for MIEIQQFTFNPFQENTYLLINGKRECIIIDPGCYFEEERKELLLYIEKEGLKVTRLLNTHCHLDHIFGNKLVAVTYGVGLEIHRADEIVLVRSPEVGAMYNVRFEPSPMPSAYLEEGDKISFGGVELEVIFTPGHSPGSVSFYCAAEKFLIGGDVLFYQSIGRTDLPGGNHATLLASIREKLFVLPDDTKVLPGHGPATTIGFEKRHNPFLNEV
- a CDS encoding winged helix-turn-helix domain-containing protein, which codes for MNPIGNLNKIFDSRIRLGVMSILMVNDEVNFNDLKQMLEVTDGNLASHLNTLEENGYLKVYKGFIGRKTNTTYAITPAGEKAFKGHLAALESMIKFTK
- a CDS encoding diacylglycerol kinase, whose product is MSGVNRSYFSKRVQSFGYAFSGIGAFLKSEPHARIHALATILVIVAGIYCHLPVLQWILLTIVTGLVWITEMLNTVVEKVMDHVAPEYHERVKWIKDVAAGAVLVAALVALITGGLVFVPYFL
- the creD gene encoding cell envelope integrity protein CreD; translated protein: MEIPEIKETKGFLRRYAYAVKAIVIGILVLMLLIPTALILGIISERKALQDEATTEVSAKWANAQRVAGPVLVVPYIKVPENTAVVKGQEEIAYAYFLPDKLVINGELLPEIRKRGIYEVAVYNSQLKLNGTFSPLDASKLSVPLNMLQFNKAFLAVGLSDMRGIGNEAQVMWNGKPFVFNPGAVANGLFTTGLQAGIPVVTTTDQPGSAGKQDAGLTGKLAEGYEFEITLMLKGSEQIFFTPVGKTTQVNLQSNWSNPSFAGAFLPDKREITAKGFTASWQVLDLNRTFPQRWVSGDPYDISTADFGVKLFMPVDGYLKSTRAVKYAILIIGLTFLVFYFIELLQHRAVHPLQYILIGIALCIFYTLLIALAEQLTFNLAYLVATVLTLGLITMYTASVFKSYRMGIGIGSVLLLLYSFIYVIIQSEDQALLMGSLGLFIILAIVMYFSRKIRWDALGEEAA